One Thermodesulfobium sp. 4217-1 genomic window, CCAAAGCGCAAAGGCAATAGCAGGCATGCTTATGGGTATGAATCCAGATGAGCTTGAGTTTGATGAGATGACAATGTCTGCGATTTCTGAAATAGGCAACATTATGTCTGGATCATATATAACTGCCCTATCCTCTTTTACTGGTATGACATTCGATATTAGCCCTCCTGCTGTGGCAGTAGATATGAACGGTGCACTTTTAGACGGCATTATATCCTTAACTGCTGTGGGCGATAGAGTTTTGATTATACAGACAAGCATGGTTGCTTATGGCGTAAGAATTGCTGGAGTTTTGGCCGTTTTGTTTGAACCAGATTCTTTAATAAAACTTTTAGAGTCAATTGGAATGGGTGTTTGATATGGCTGAGTATTTTTGTGGTATGGGAGAATGGGCTGTGGGTCAGGTGGGGGATATTCTTTGTGCGAGAGGTCTTGGTTCTTGTTTAGGTCTGGTGCTTATTGACAACAAAAAACGTATGGCTGCTATGGCTCATGTAATGCTTCCATCTTCTAATGGCAAGGTGGATATGCCTGCTAAATATGCTGATACTGCGGTAATGTATCTTTTAGAGCAATTAAAGAAAAATGGTTCGAGTATGAATATTAGTTGTAAAATGGCTGGCGGGTCAAAGATGTTTAATGTTTCGGAGTCTTCTCTTTTGGATATAGGCAGAAGGAATGCCGAGGCCCTGGAAAATTCCTTAAAAGAAAATGGGATCCAACTTCTAAGTAAGGATGTAGGCGGAAGCTTTGCCAGAACAGTCATTTTTGACGTTATGAAAAGGAAATTTTTAGTTAGGACAATCGGACGAGGTGAGGTAGAGATCTGATGAGCCAGGGGCTTGTTCTCGACCTTTCGAGGAATGCAATGTTAATTCTTCTTCTAATAACAGCCCCAGTTTTATTTGTTGCTTTGTTTATCGGTCTGTTTTTGGGAATATTTCAGGCTGCAACACAGCTTCAGGATATTACCATATCTTTTGTTCCAAAACTTTTAGCAGTCATTATAGTTATGTTTTTATTGGGCCCATTCACTTTAAACGTTTTGACAGACTATATAATAAGACTCTATCAAAATATTCCTAATATCATAAAATGAACGATATATCCCTTTTCTGGGATATGGTGATTCGCTCTTTGATGCCGATACTTAGGTTTTCAGGCTTTTTTGCTGTCGCTCCGTTCTTTAGCACAAAGGTGATACCGACTCAAGTTAAAATATT contains:
- a CDS encoding chemotaxis protein CheC, which translates into the protein MGYEKLEADHLDALKELGNIGAGNAVTALSSFLNTEINMEVVEAKLATFNEAANIFGSPEKEVAAVYLAISGNLKGHVLYLWPVQSAKAIAGMLMGMNPDELEFDEMTMSAISEIGNIMSGSYITALSSFTGMTFDISPPAVAVDMNGALLDGIISLTAVGDRVLIIQTSMVAYGVRIAGVLAVLFEPDSLIKLLESIGMGV
- a CDS encoding chemotaxis protein CheD (catalyzes the conversion of glutamine residues to glutamate on methyl-accepting chemotaxis receptors), with amino-acid sequence MAEYFCGMGEWAVGQVGDILCARGLGSCLGLVLIDNKKRMAAMAHVMLPSSNGKVDMPAKYADTAVMYLLEQLKKNGSSMNISCKMAGGSKMFNVSESSLLDIGRRNAEALENSLKENGIQLLSKDVGGSFARTVIFDVMKRKFLVRTIGRGEVEI
- a CDS encoding flagellar biosynthetic protein FliQ, which encodes MSQGLVLDLSRNAMLILLLITAPVLFVALFIGLFLGIFQAATQLQDITISFVPKLLAVIIVMFLLGPFTLNVLTDYIIRLYQNIPNIIK